TCAACGGTTTACATTCCCGCTCGTTTGCGATGAGATTCGTTCTCAGCCTGGCCACTCAACGGAGCCCCCATGCCCAACCCAAACCTCACTCCCCCCATGCGGGTCGCCATCATCGGGCCGGGGCAAATCGCGGAGAACGTACACGCGGCTTACTATGCGACTATTCCTTCTCTGGCTTTAGTGGCGGCCTGCGGGCGCGACCTGGCGCGTACCCGGGCGTTTGCGGCTAAGCTCGGCATCCCGGCGGCGTATGACGATGTCGGGCAAATGCTACGTGAGGCGAAGCCGGAGATCGTCAGCGTTTGTTCGCCTAATAGTCTGCACTACGAGCACGTCATGCAGGCGCTGGAGGCGGGTTGCCATGTTCTGTGCGAAAATCCTCCGGCGATGACGGTGGTGCAGGCGGACGAGATGCGGCGGGCGGCGAAGAAGGCCAATCGGGTGCTGGCCTACAATTTCCACCATCGCTTTGCGCTGGACAGCGCCCTGCTGCGCGAGCAGGTTCAGGCTGGTACTCTGGGGGATGTCTATGTCACCACGGCCAAAGCGCTGCGCCGCAGCGGCGTGCCGTCGTGGGGGAATTTCATCAGCAAGGATTCCCAGGGCGGCGGCCCGCTGATCGATCTCGGCATTCATATGCTGGACGCCGCGCTTTATGTGCTCGGCTTCCCCACAGTGACGCGGGTGATGGCCCACAGCTTCCGCAGGCTGGGCAACAGCAAAAACAGCGGTCAGTTCGGCGAGTGGGATCCGGCGCTTTACACGGTGGAAGACGCGCTGTTCGGCGTGGTCGAGTTCGAAGGCGGCGGTATTCTGCGCCTGGACACCTCCTTTATCCTCAACGTGGAAGACACCTCGCAAATGAACGTCGAGTTCTGCGGCGAACGCGCCGGTGCCACGCTGTTCCCGGCCCATATTTACCACGACCGTGACGGCAAGCTGGAAACGCTCCGCCGCCGGGAGGCCGCCGACGACCGTCGCCATTTCCGCGCCATGGAAAGTTTTGTTCGCCACGTTCAGGGCGAGGCGGCCATGGTGGCCGATGCCGAACAGGGTTATGTGGTGCAGCAGATCGTCGCCGCGCTCTATGCTTCGGCGGAACAGGGCGGTGGCTGGGTAACGCTTTAGCCAACGGGGCACGGGTAACCAGTGCCTCCCCGACTCAAAAACAATGAGAGGTGGCTGAAGATCATTTCTGTTCGGCACCGAGAACCACGTTTAAATACGAGGCGGATAATTTACCTTCATCTTTAATTCGAGATTAATCCTGGATTAAATTTTATAAATCTAACGAAAAATACATTTTAACGCACACACCTTGAATATATTATATTTCTTAAATAAAAAACCAAACCTTTGATTATCCAATATTTACCATAGGTCAAAAGCCCTATGGTAAATAGCCTCTATCATTATGATCCACGCATTGAATACTCTTCATAAAAATAAACTCAATAGCTGCACCTCTGTGGAGAAAAACAACAATGCATATTCTGATGATCGACAGGCAATCAATATTTATTGAAGGCATGACATCCGCACTCAAACCATTCATTCCAGAAATAAAAATTCATGGTATTTTCAACCAGCAAGACATTTATCTAAGTTTAGGCCAATTCCCCGCATCATTAATACTCCTGGATGGTGATGGAAATAAAAATGATGGGTTAAAACTCCTCGATGAACTCGCCGAGAAATTACCTTCTGTACCGGTCGTTATGCTGGTCAATAAATACCAGCCGGCACAATTGCGGCAGTTTCTTCGGCATCACGCCGTGGCGGCAATCCGGCGGGATTCTCCTCCAGCCACCATAGCACAAACCTTGCAAACAGCCGCGATGGGCATGCTTTGCTTCCCCCATGAAAGCCTCCACAGCCTGAATGAGAGTGGAGACGCCAGCACGCTGCTTAGCGACAGGCAAAAAGAAATACTGAAACTGCTTGCGGCGGGAGAATCGAATAAACAGATCAGCCGCCAGCTTAATATCAGTGCGGGTACGGTGAAGGCGCATCTGGAGTCTATTTTTAGGCGCCTGAACGTCTCTAATCGTACTCAGGCAGCCATGCTTTACACCGAAGAATAATAAACATTTTAATTCAATGTGTTAAAGCACCCCATACTGCGGTACAGGGTGCTTTTTTTTATTTAAGAACCGGATAGCCCGTCAGGATATACCACTGATTATTGCTGCCGTAGCGTTCAAGCACCGTCACGGCACCCTGCGTGTCATCAATATCAGCGCTTCCTTTTGTCTTGCTGTAAACCTCCCCAACCTTCGCCCCGGAACCTTTCATGTCAGTTTTGATAACATAGCGGGTCTCACCGGAGGGAACATCAGTCTTCTCACAGAATGTCTTAATATCAGCCCCAACAGATTGCCACATTGCGCTCGCGTCAGACCAGCTTGAGGCCGTCGCTTGTTTCGTGCAGTTGCCTTGTTTTTGCACCGTGCGCTGCTGTAACCAGGTGGTATCTTTACCAATATGGCATTCAACAAGGTGGCTGTTATTGGTTGCCGCTGTTTTCTGAGCACTTACCCAGTTAGCCGCGGTAAAATTCCCCGCCGGGAGCGTACAGGCAAGTCCGGTATTCGCCGCCCATGCTCCGGCTGAGCTAATAAATAACGAAATAGCCAGGCCAGAAGTAAAGGATAATGATTTAACAACGCGGCAATAACGAGTTTTATTAAACATACTATTCTCCTGCGATTAAGTTGAATGAAGCGAATTCGCAGGTTCAAAGTAAGTTTTATCGGCAGGTTAAAATATTTGGCAATTGGCGTATAAAGAGAGACAAATGGCCTGGGTAAACATTCCGGGCAGCAGACTTGCCACCCGGAATAGCTACTTTTTATCCCTCGACACTTGCAGATAGTAATAAAGTGCCACGATGGCCATACCGATATCCTGTAAAATCCAGAATGGGAATTTCTGTCTAATTATTGCAACATTAAAAATCACCCAGCTAAAATTAATACCGCACTGGATCAACAACCCCAGCGCCATAATAAGCAGCCCAATTCGACACCATAGTGGAAGCGCCAAAGCTCGCCCATTTAATGCGCTGACATAAATAATTAGAGCAATAATGATATTCAATAAAATCTCAGCACTTAGCAGCAATTTCATGCCCATCACTCACTCCTCCGTATCCGGTTTAGTGGATGCCTGAGGAGGCGAAACGTTATCG
This Klebsiella michiganensis DNA region includes the following protein-coding sequences:
- a CDS encoding oxidoreductase; amino-acid sequence: MPNPNLTPPMRVAIIGPGQIAENVHAAYYATIPSLALVAACGRDLARTRAFAAKLGIPAAYDDVGQMLREAKPEIVSVCSPNSLHYEHVMQALEAGCHVLCENPPAMTVVQADEMRRAAKKANRVLAYNFHHRFALDSALLREQVQAGTLGDVYVTTAKALRRSGVPSWGNFISKDSQGGGPLIDLGIHMLDAALYVLGFPTVTRVMAHSFRRLGNSKNSGQFGEWDPALYTVEDALFGVVEFEGGGILRLDTSFILNVEDTSQMNVEFCGERAGATLFPAHIYHDRDGKLETLRRREAADDRRHFRAMESFVRHVQGEAAMVADAEQGYVVQQIVAALYASAEQGGGWVTL
- a CDS encoding transcriptional regulator, yielding MHILMIDRQSIFIEGMTSALKPFIPEIKIHGIFNQQDIYLSLGQFPASLILLDGDGNKNDGLKLLDELAEKLPSVPVVMLVNKYQPAQLRQFLRHHAVAAIRRDSPPATIAQTLQTAAMGMLCFPHESLHSLNESGDASTLLSDRQKEILKLLAAGESNKQISRQLNISAGTVKAHLESIFRRLNVSNRTQAAMLYTEE